The following proteins come from a genomic window of Nitrospira sp.:
- a CDS encoding sodium-solute symporter, putative, with protein MVFWFVILYLLLSVGIGLFAATRVQNSKDFAVAGRSLPLAVVVATVFATWFGAEAVLGISATFVKEGLRGVIADPFGSSMCLMLAGIFFAPRLYRLNMLTVGDYYRYRYNRTVEVLCTLCIVASYLGWVAAQFKVLGLVLNVVTEGSVSQPVGIVIGAAIVLTYTTFGGMFSVAILDFVQISVIMGGLLYIASIVGDLAGGVRTVVNHAAEAGKLNLFPPATAAAWVPFVGAWMTMMLGSIPQQDVFQRITSAKDEPTAVRGSLLGAALYFTFCFVPMFLAYAATLIDPVKFGALLEQDSQLVLPTLVLQHTPIAAQVIFFGAVLSAVMSCSSATLLAPSVALSENVIRPMFPHVNDSEFLRLMRVVLVGFASAVLVLALWSDATIYKLVVSTYKITLVAAFFPLFAGLYWKRATTQGALWAIAAGLASWLALELVSRPTDVWPPQLVGFTMAGVGMLAGSLWPTQMGESQGFIESSRTR; from the coding sequence GTGGTCTTCTGGTTCGTCATCCTCTACCTTCTCCTTTCTGTCGGCATCGGACTTTTTGCGGCGACCCGTGTGCAGAACTCCAAGGATTTTGCCGTTGCCGGCAGGAGTCTGCCTTTAGCCGTTGTGGTGGCCACCGTGTTTGCGACGTGGTTCGGCGCGGAAGCGGTATTGGGCATCTCGGCTACCTTCGTCAAAGAGGGGCTACGTGGCGTGATCGCCGATCCATTCGGGTCCAGTATGTGTTTGATGCTCGCCGGGATTTTTTTTGCTCCGCGCCTGTACCGACTCAATATGCTGACGGTGGGGGATTATTATCGGTACCGCTACAACCGCACTGTAGAAGTGTTATGCACGCTCTGTATCGTCGCCTCGTACTTGGGCTGGGTCGCGGCTCAATTCAAAGTGCTGGGTTTGGTGCTCAATGTCGTGACGGAGGGAAGCGTCAGCCAGCCGGTCGGAATCGTGATCGGGGCGGCGATTGTCCTGACGTATACGACGTTCGGAGGCATGTTCTCTGTGGCGATTCTCGATTTCGTTCAGATCTCCGTGATCATGGGGGGACTTTTGTACATTGCGTCGATCGTCGGCGATCTGGCGGGCGGCGTACGTACGGTCGTCAACCATGCGGCCGAGGCCGGCAAACTCAACTTGTTCCCTCCGGCCACGGCGGCGGCGTGGGTTCCATTCGTCGGGGCTTGGATGACCATGATGCTTGGTTCCATCCCACAACAAGATGTGTTCCAGCGGATCACCTCGGCAAAGGACGAGCCTACAGCTGTGCGGGGCTCGCTGCTGGGCGCAGCGCTCTATTTTACCTTCTGTTTTGTGCCGATGTTTCTGGCCTATGCCGCAACATTGATTGATCCTGTCAAGTTTGGAGCCTTGTTGGAGCAGGATTCACAGCTGGTCTTGCCGACCCTGGTGTTGCAGCATACTCCGATCGCGGCGCAAGTCATTTTCTTCGGAGCAGTTCTTTCTGCAGTGATGAGTTGCTCCAGTGCGACCCTGCTCGCACCATCGGTTGCGCTGAGTGAGAACGTCATCAGGCCGATGTTTCCACACGTGAACGATTCTGAATTTCTGCGGCTCATGCGCGTGGTGCTGGTGGGATTTGCCTCTGCGGTTTTGGTTCTTGCCCTATGGTCGGACGCGACGATCTATAAGCTGGTTGTAAGCACATACAAGATAACACTGGTAGCGGCTTTTTTTCCGTTGTTTGCAGGGCTTTACTGGAAACGGGCGACGACACAGGGTGCACTGTGGGCCATTGCCGCCGGACTCGCGAGTTGGCTGGCGTTGGAACTCGTAAGCCGGCCGACCGACGTGTGGCCTCCACAGCTTGTCGGGTTCACAATGGCGGGAGTTGGTATGCTTGCCGGGTCCTTGTGGCCTACCCAGATGGGTGAGTCGCAGGGATTTATCGAGAGCTCAAGGACAAGGTAG
- a CDS encoding Membrane-fusion protein: MVLVLLTVMAVSVPATGWSKEDRSVHVTKQEAGIARGIVKAAAQAILYAQVQGRVSQLPYKEGQRFEKGHTLVQLDCDKYRAELAVAIAEHEAKHKIYKNNIELGKLNAVSELDLETSEAEAKKAFAAIRVAEVNVKGCQIVAPFGGRVVGTMVNEHENVFPNDKLISLLDDSSLEIELVLPSSSLSWLRRKSPFTFVVDETRRSYPARVKEIGASIDPASQTIKVTGAFEKLPPEILAGMSGSAQFSEQP, translated from the coding sequence ATGGTGCTGGTACTCCTCACCGTCATGGCGGTGAGTGTTCCTGCAACAGGCTGGTCCAAAGAAGACCGATCGGTTCATGTCACAAAGCAGGAGGCCGGTATTGCTCGTGGGATCGTGAAGGCGGCTGCGCAGGCGATACTCTATGCTCAGGTCCAAGGCCGTGTCAGTCAACTTCCTTACAAGGAAGGGCAACGTTTCGAAAAAGGACACACGTTGGTCCAACTCGACTGTGACAAATATCGTGCAGAATTAGCGGTCGCCATCGCTGAACATGAGGCAAAACACAAAATCTATAAAAATAACATCGAGCTTGGCAAACTCAATGCCGTCAGCGAACTCGATCTAGAAACATCGGAGGCGGAAGCCAAGAAGGCATTCGCTGCTATCCGGGTCGCCGAGGTCAACGTGAAAGGATGCCAAATCGTCGCTCCATTCGGAGGGCGCGTGGTCGGCACTATGGTCAACGAGCATGAGAACGTATTTCCCAACGACAAATTGATCAGTCTACTGGACGACAGCAGCCTTGAGATCGAGCTCGTTCTGCCATCTTCTTCGCTGTCCTGGCTCCGACGCAAGTCGCCGTTTACATTTGTCGTGGACGAAACTCGAAGAAGTTATCCGGCGAGGGTCAAAGAAATCGGCGCTTCGATTGATCCTGCGAGCCAGACGATCAAAGTAACAGGGGCTTTCGAGAAATTGCCGCCGGAAATCCTGGCCGGCATGAGCGGGTCCGCCCAATTTTCGGAGCAACCCTAG
- a CDS encoding DNA polymerase IV, translating into MPRIIAHLDMDAFFAAIEERDTPAFRGVPLVVGADPLGGKGRGVASTSNYPARAYGIHSATPISTAWRLSEAARRAGKPPVIFVSVDMQKYARVSEKVMRIVRRFIPRMEQASIDEVYGDVSWTGSYEKAERVCHHLKTEILSEEQLTASIGLGPNKLIAKIASGWRKPNGLTIVREEEAEAFLAPLSIRVIPGIGPKTEDMLNAKSIKTITDLRALPLHQLEAMLGKRGVDLYEKVRGRDDSPVEEYSEPKSIGEQETFAFDTLDSHMLLSQLDGLVRGVMDRLHREEFHSFRTVVLTIRFADFVTTSRTHTLARATGEPAILRREAIKLMLPFLDRRENPHQKLIRLLGLRVEKLSGEMNRVGLFDELLS; encoded by the coding sequence GTGCCGAGGATTATCGCACATTTAGATATGGATGCATTCTTCGCCGCGATTGAGGAGCGTGATACTCCGGCTTTTCGCGGGGTTCCTCTCGTCGTTGGCGCAGATCCGTTGGGCGGAAAAGGTCGCGGGGTAGCGTCCACGTCGAACTATCCGGCGCGTGCGTACGGAATTCACTCAGCCACGCCTATCTCGACCGCATGGCGCTTGTCTGAGGCCGCTCGCCGTGCGGGAAAGCCGCCGGTCATCTTTGTATCGGTCGACATGCAAAAGTATGCACGGGTTTCGGAGAAAGTGATGCGGATCGTACGGCGCTTCATTCCACGTATGGAGCAGGCCAGTATAGATGAAGTCTACGGCGACGTGAGCTGGACAGGATCGTATGAGAAAGCAGAACGCGTCTGTCATCATTTGAAAACGGAGATCCTCTCCGAAGAACAACTGACGGCCTCAATCGGTCTTGGGCCGAATAAGTTGATCGCCAAAATCGCTTCAGGATGGCGGAAACCCAACGGACTCACGATCGTGCGCGAAGAAGAGGCCGAGGCGTTTCTGGCGCCGCTCTCGATCCGAGTGATCCCTGGGATCGGACCTAAAACGGAAGACATGCTGAACGCAAAGAGCATCAAGACCATCACGGATCTCAGAGCGCTGCCCCTCCATCAACTCGAAGCCATGTTGGGGAAACGCGGCGTGGATCTCTATGAGAAGGTGCGCGGACGAGATGACTCACCGGTTGAGGAATATTCGGAACCGAAATCCATCGGGGAACAAGAAACGTTCGCATTCGATACGCTCGACAGTCATATGCTTCTCAGTCAACTCGACGGGCTGGTTCGAGGCGTGATGGATCGCCTGCATCGCGAAGAATTTCATTCGTTTCGAACCGTCGTGCTGACCATTCGCTTTGCGGATTTTGTAACCACGTCACGCACCCATACCTTAGCTAGGGCGACCGGTGAGCCGGCAATATTGAGACGGGAGGCCATAAAGCTGATGCTTCCCTTCCTCGATCGACGTGAGAATCCACACCAAAAACTCATCCGCTTGCTTGGTCTTCGAGTGGAGAAGCTGAGTGGTGAGATGAACCGTGTTGGGTTGTTCGATGAGCTCTTGAGCTGA
- a CDS encoding Methyltransferase type 11 — protein sequence MATPLPEQVIDGQRRDWNRVAGGWEKWDRFFDEQMAFLNHRLVADARLRNGLRVLDLGSGTGYPALLAAQAVGADGSVVGIDLAEHMLAVAERKAKQLGLPNVTFRVGDATTLPFEAASFDAVTSRFCLMFLPEIPKAATEIARVLKPGSWVAVAVWSAPEKNPSIAISMAAVKQVIDLPPTDPMAPGIFRLAAPGEFAGMLEKAGLTDITDQEFLGEWSYGSTDQYYTSLMEIAAPVQNLMAQLSETQRLEVKHLIITAASQFQRGAHITFPIAVRMIAGRKPG from the coding sequence ATGGCAACGCCATTGCCCGAACAAGTCATTGACGGTCAACGCCGGGATTGGAACCGCGTTGCCGGCGGCTGGGAAAAGTGGGATCGCTTCTTCGATGAACAGATGGCGTTCCTGAACCACCGGCTCGTGGCCGACGCCAGGCTGCGCAACGGACTTCGCGTCTTGGATCTGGGATCGGGGACGGGCTATCCGGCACTTCTCGCTGCCCAGGCAGTCGGAGCGGACGGCAGCGTGGTAGGCATCGATCTCGCCGAGCATATGCTCGCTGTAGCGGAGAGAAAGGCGAAGCAATTGGGCTTACCTAACGTGACGTTCAGGGTCGGCGATGCGACCACCCTCCCGTTCGAGGCTGCTTCCTTCGACGCCGTTACCAGCCGCTTCTGCCTCATGTTTCTCCCCGAAATTCCCAAAGCTGCTACCGAAATCGCACGCGTCCTGAAGCCGGGAAGCTGGGTCGCGGTAGCCGTCTGGTCCGCTCCGGAAAAAAATCCCTCAATCGCCATCTCGATGGCCGCCGTCAAACAGGTGATCGACCTACCGCCGACAGACCCCATGGCGCCGGGCATCTTTCGTCTCGCTGCACCCGGCGAGTTCGCCGGTATGTTGGAAAAAGCCGGCCTTACCGACATCACGGACCAAGAGTTTCTTGGAGAATGGTCCTACGGCTCAACCGATCAATATTATACGAGCTTGATGGAGATCGCCGCTCCGGTCCAAAATCTCATGGCGCAGCTGTCCGAGACGCAACGGCTGGAGGTGAAACACCTTATCATCACAGCGGCTTCACAGTTTCAGCGCGGTGCTCACATCACGTTCCCGATCGCGGTGCGGATGATAGCAGGACGCAAACCCGGATGA
- a CDS encoding O-antigen acetylase, producing MRYRPEIDGLRALAVISVILFHADFQLFSGGFVGVDIFFVISGYLITTILVAELDAGRFSILNFYERRARRILPALYLVMALCLPFAWLWLMPSDVKELSKSAMAVLVFASNIFFWRQSDYFDTATELKPLLHTWSLGVEEQFYVLFPIFLMLAWRLGRKRIVVLLTIVALLSLALAEYAVSRKPVATFFLLPTRGWELAMGSLIAYYLKGKEQDHFPLALYQILSFAGLGLIAYSLLAFTKETPFPGLSALIPTVGAGLIIIFALPGTLVGRLLVSRVLVGVGLVSYSAYLWHQPLLAFARHRSFTEPNDAVKALLIVLMFGLAYLTWRYVEQPFRQRNTISKRAVWRFSLASSAVLSLCAVGLQVTTAESPSRLTRDADVLSRLHTCLFDPGQTFETLVQNHCDSVQPSAIQAGGGRDRTSKVYVLFGDSVAAHLYPGLVRAFGENAIIQLTGTSCRAIRSGSDRRCTDFYDWFVDEYVPNNHMDGIIVSSSWLKTYEKLGEKEFRLKLDALFEKLKEKRVIVYSQPAALSMDIHRYVYKLERLGMEVPNNLEVRAHGLDAVNAALSEEASKFGFEFIDASQLFCSKDKCTVAKDGIFYFWDAIHLTMPGSALLAEVTYSLLSGIYSEQTPGQERLKKDDIPSIDAIMVRNLDGTIRYWSDGARKLYGWEPHDALGTTSHQLLKTVFPVPLKVIEEELRTNGRWEGKLIHMRRDGSEVTVVSHWDLQQNPHSQDRSATVVEINGPLPIPSSGSFGKELLSLLHQPKCSNGPPLCQKIF from the coding sequence ATGCGATACCGTCCTGAAATAGATGGTTTACGAGCGCTCGCTGTCATTTCGGTTATTTTATTCCATGCCGATTTCCAGCTGTTTAGCGGGGGCTTTGTCGGTGTGGACATCTTCTTTGTCATCAGCGGGTACTTGATTACGACGATTCTTGTGGCGGAACTTGACGCCGGTCGGTTTTCAATTCTCAATTTCTATGAGCGACGCGCACGGCGTATTCTACCCGCGTTGTACTTGGTCATGGCGTTGTGTCTGCCCTTTGCCTGGTTGTGGCTCATGCCGAGCGACGTGAAAGAGTTGTCGAAAAGCGCCATGGCTGTTTTGGTATTTGCTTCGAATATATTTTTTTGGCGGCAAAGCGATTACTTCGATACAGCCACAGAGTTAAAGCCGCTGCTTCATACGTGGAGTTTGGGGGTAGAGGAGCAGTTTTACGTGCTGTTCCCGATATTTCTTATGCTGGCGTGGCGATTGGGGCGAAAGAGGATCGTCGTGCTTCTGACAATCGTGGCGCTCCTCAGCCTTGCATTAGCCGAGTATGCTGTCAGCAGGAAACCGGTGGCGACGTTTTTTTTGTTGCCAACTCGTGGATGGGAACTGGCGATGGGTTCGCTTATCGCTTATTACCTGAAAGGAAAGGAGCAGGACCATTTTCCTCTTGCTCTCTATCAAATACTCAGCTTTGCTGGTTTGGGACTGATTGCATATAGCCTACTGGCTTTTACTAAAGAGACGCCTTTCCCGGGTTTATCAGCGTTGATCCCGACAGTCGGCGCCGGGTTAATTATTATATTTGCGTTGCCGGGAACACTGGTTGGGCGGTTGTTGGTCAGTCGAGTGTTAGTGGGCGTCGGTCTTGTCAGCTATAGTGCCTACTTATGGCATCAGCCGTTGTTGGCTTTCGCTCGCCATAGAAGTTTCACCGAGCCCAATGATGCGGTTAAGGCGCTCCTTATCGTTCTAATGTTCGGTCTTGCTTACTTAACGTGGCGTTACGTCGAGCAGCCATTTCGCCAAAGAAATACGATCTCGAAACGAGCAGTGTGGAGATTCTCGTTGGCTTCGTCGGCTGTCTTATCTCTGTGCGCGGTTGGTCTGCAGGTCACTACAGCAGAGTCTCCCAGTAGGCTAACCCGCGATGCTGATGTGCTCTCTCGGCTGCATACGTGCTTATTTGATCCGGGACAGACCTTCGAAACACTCGTACAGAATCATTGCGACTCGGTGCAGCCGTCGGCTATCCAGGCAGGTGGAGGGCGAGATCGAACCTCGAAAGTCTATGTATTGTTTGGAGACAGCGTTGCAGCTCATTTATACCCGGGCCTTGTACGCGCATTCGGTGAGAATGCAATCATTCAGCTCACCGGAACTTCTTGTCGGGCAATACGCAGTGGAAGTGACAGGCGATGCACTGACTTCTATGACTGGTTTGTTGATGAGTATGTCCCGAACAATCACATGGATGGAATTATTGTATCGAGCAGTTGGCTGAAGACGTATGAGAAACTCGGCGAGAAGGAATTCCGACTCAAGCTCGACGCTCTGTTCGAGAAACTGAAAGAAAAGCGAGTGATCGTCTATTCTCAGCCGGCGGCACTCTCAATGGATATTCATAGGTATGTGTACAAGCTTGAGAGATTGGGGATGGAAGTCCCGAACAACCTGGAGGTGAGAGCACACGGTCTTGACGCTGTCAATGCGGCTCTCAGCGAAGAGGCGTCTAAGTTCGGCTTTGAATTTATTGATGCTTCGCAACTGTTCTGCTCAAAGGATAAGTGTACAGTTGCAAAGGATGGCATATTTTATTTTTGGGATGCTATTCATTTAACCATGCCAGGCTCCGCGCTTCTGGCAGAAGTGACCTATAGCCTTTTGTCAGGGATCTATTCGGAGCAAACACCGGGTCAGGAGAGGTTGAAGAAAGACGACATTCCTTCCATCGATGCGATCATGGTCCGCAATCTGGATGGCACGATCCGATACTGGAGTGATGGGGCGAGGAAGCTGTATGGATGGGAGCCGCACGATGCACTGGGGACGACTTCCCATCAACTCCTCAAGACGGTTTTCCCGGTTCCGCTCAAAGTGATCGAAGAGGAGCTCCGTACGAACGGACGATGGGAAGGAAAGCTCATACACATGCGCCGTGATGGCTCAGAAGTCACAGTGGTAAGCCATTGGGATCTCCAGCAGAACCCCCATTCCCAAGATCGGTCGGCTACGGTGGTCGAGATCAATGGCCCTCTTCCGATTCCCAGCTCCGGGTCATTCGGGAAGGAATTGCTTTCGCTCCTGCATCAACCGAAATGTTCGAACGGTCCGCCTCTATGCCAGAAGATTTTTTGA
- a CDS encoding ATP-dependent DNA ligase has protein sequence MRLAELVDAVTRVRATNKKSEKVRILTDTLLLAHAREIELVAFYLSGSLPQGKTGVGWSLIQQALTGGESSVEPLTLHDVDDAISRLAGEQGAGSTERRGAELGRLFSRATAEERRFLSQLLIGEIRQGALEGLLLEAIARAAHLPPSDVRQASMFVPSVGVLARAALEEGAMGIGRFSLRLFTPVAPMLANSAEDVEEALNRLEEAAWEYKLDGARIQVHKGGDEVRIFTRQLQDVTQRLPEIVEWAKDLPVPDMVLDGEALGLRSDGRPQPFQITMRRLGRQKDVATLLRKEIPLSPYMFDVLYLDGTSLIGQPYCDRIKVLNETALSARIPQIQTSDPDQARTFLHAALAAGHEGVMAKALSAPYSAGQRGFQWLKLKEATTLDLVILAAEWGNGRREGWLSNLHLGAWDPGSGQFVMLGKTFKGLTDAMLRWQTEKLLSLETRRDASTIFVRPEVVVEIAFSDIQDSPRYPAGLALRFARVKRYRTDKTAIQADTIQTVTELFNTRRQ, from the coding sequence ATGCGACTTGCCGAACTGGTCGATGCGGTGACTCGGGTCCGCGCGACCAATAAAAAATCCGAAAAAGTCCGCATCTTAACCGATACGCTGCTTCTCGCCCACGCGCGCGAGATCGAGCTGGTCGCGTTCTATCTCAGCGGATCGCTCCCCCAAGGAAAAACCGGTGTCGGCTGGAGTCTCATTCAACAGGCATTGACGGGCGGCGAATCCTCGGTGGAACCTTTGACTTTACATGATGTGGACGATGCGATCAGCCGTCTGGCCGGCGAGCAGGGCGCCGGCTCGACAGAGCGCCGAGGCGCTGAGCTCGGCCGGCTGTTCAGCCGGGCGACTGCAGAGGAGCGGCGATTTCTCTCGCAACTCTTGATCGGCGAGATCAGACAAGGTGCGTTAGAAGGTCTCCTGCTTGAGGCTATTGCCCGTGCGGCTCATCTTCCTCCATCCGATGTCCGCCAAGCTTCCATGTTCGTTCCGAGCGTCGGTGTGTTGGCGCGTGCTGCCTTGGAAGAGGGAGCGATGGGGATCGGCCGATTTTCACTGAGGTTGTTTACGCCTGTCGCACCGATGTTGGCGAACAGCGCCGAGGATGTGGAAGAGGCGTTGAATCGCCTGGAGGAAGCGGCGTGGGAATATAAGTTGGACGGTGCCCGTATTCAAGTGCACAAAGGCGGCGATGAAGTCCGAATCTTCACCCGACAATTGCAAGACGTGACGCAGCGATTGCCGGAAATCGTCGAGTGGGCGAAAGATCTACCGGTTCCAGACATGGTGCTGGATGGAGAAGCGCTGGGTTTGCGCTCAGATGGCCGGCCCCAGCCGTTCCAAATCACGATGCGGCGCCTTGGTAGACAGAAAGACGTGGCGACTCTCCTCAGGAAGGAAATTCCTCTTTCGCCCTACATGTTCGATGTCCTGTATCTAGACGGTACATCATTGATCGGTCAACCGTATTGTGATCGTATCAAAGTCCTGAACGAAACGGCTCTTTCCGCAAGGATCCCGCAGATACAGACGAGTGATCCTGACCAGGCACGGACGTTCCTTCACGCAGCATTGGCGGCCGGCCATGAAGGAGTCATGGCAAAAGCGTTGAGTGCGCCTTATAGTGCGGGACAGCGCGGATTCCAGTGGTTGAAGCTGAAAGAAGCTACGACGCTTGATCTCGTGATCCTTGCCGCAGAATGGGGCAACGGCCGCCGGGAAGGTTGGCTTTCCAACCTCCACCTAGGAGCGTGGGATCCCGGGAGCGGTCAATTCGTAATGCTCGGTAAGACATTCAAAGGATTGACCGATGCGATGCTTCGTTGGCAGACGGAGAAATTGCTTTCTCTTGAGACTCGTCGCGACGCCTCTACCATCTTTGTGCGACCTGAGGTGGTGGTCGAGATTGCGTTCAGTGATATTCAAGACTCGCCGCGTTATCCCGCCGGTCTGGCCCTCCGCTTTGCCAGAGTGAAGCGGTACCGGACCGACAAGACCGCCATTCAAGCCGACACGATTCAGACCGTGACGGAGTTGTTCAACACTCGACGGCAGTAA
- a CDS encoding DNA-3-methyladenine glycosylase — translation MTMSGTKIRCGWVGLKPHLIRYHDEEWGVPVHDDRKHFEMLLLEGAQAGLAWETILLRREGYRKAFAGFDPAVVARFTQRRKGALMKDVGIIRNHLKIEAAVTNAQAFLAVQQEFRSFDRYVWRFVGGKPRINGWKVLSKVPAITAESDALSNDLKKRGFRFVGSTIIYAYMQAVGLVNDHTNNCFLGGKGRSVNARFLTF, via the coding sequence GTGACCATGTCAGGCACGAAGATTCGGTGCGGCTGGGTCGGACTGAAACCGCATCTCATTCGCTACCATGATGAGGAATGGGGTGTGCCGGTGCACGACGATCGCAAACACTTCGAAATGCTTTTGCTCGAAGGGGCTCAGGCAGGTCTGGCATGGGAAACGATTCTGCTGCGTCGGGAAGGATACCGTAAAGCCTTTGCCGGCTTTGATCCTGCTGTCGTCGCCCGGTTTACTCAGCGGAGAAAGGGCGCACTGATGAAGGATGTCGGTATTATCCGCAATCACCTGAAGATCGAGGCCGCTGTCACGAATGCGCAGGCATTTCTGGCCGTGCAGCAGGAGTTTCGATCATTTGACCGATATGTCTGGCGATTTGTCGGTGGAAAGCCACGGATCAATGGTTGGAAGGTCCTCAGCAAGGTTCCGGCCATCACGGCTGAAAGCGACGCATTGTCCAACGACCTGAAAAAGCGCGGCTTCCGGTTTGTGGGCAGTACGATCATCTATGCCTACATGCAGGCAGTCGGGCTGGTGAATGATCATACAAATAATTGTTTTCTTGGGGGGAAAGGGCGTTCAGTGAATGCACGCTTCCTTACTTTTTGA
- a CDS encoding outer membrane efflux protein, with amino-acid sequence MAVLSTVRHVPYWVRTVLRAAVVLVALLSLTGCLVRPHALNRDEIKARAVKDFEAISSLEEPITRPIDLYEAIARALKYNLDAKVKTMQIQLAHQQLNIAHYSLLPQVSANAGFDGRNNYSGGVGRSIITGHQAIEPFTSSEKNVTYGNLALSWDVLDFGLSFVRAQQAADNVMIAEEEKRRIAVRLVQEVRSAYWRAVSAQRVLPRIRFLNESVSKALDSAQRIVDRKLQAPLTPLSYQRDLLNIQREVRRLFREFSTAKTQLASMMGVSPGTSFDLVMPPSATGVPAVNLDSQKMEEQALLLRPELRAIDYKKRINAKETKAVFLELFPSLKVSFGGYYNSNSLLFYQNWLTYAAQVSWNLLSVFRTPAKLKAIEAHGQMLDAQSLALSLSVITEVHVGAAQFLHAKEEYQDAWEYQRAQAAIAEHTRNLWMTQRTNDLTLIREQVNDVAADVRLDAARSGLETAYATLMASLGEEAVPASIGEQNVAQLADSIRQYWESSGFTLSEAERRSEAHAIPVAQ; translated from the coding sequence ATGGCAGTGTTGAGTACTGTTCGACATGTCCCATATTGGGTTCGCACCGTGTTGCGGGCTGCCGTTGTTTTGGTCGCTCTGCTTTCACTCACCGGCTGCCTTGTCAGACCGCATGCATTGAACAGAGATGAGATAAAGGCTCGAGCGGTGAAAGATTTTGAAGCCATTTCGTCGTTAGAGGAGCCAATCACGAGGCCCATCGATCTCTACGAGGCCATCGCACGTGCCTTGAAGTACAACTTGGATGCGAAGGTCAAAACGATGCAAATTCAATTGGCTCATCAGCAGCTCAATATCGCGCACTATTCATTGCTTCCCCAAGTCTCCGCCAACGCCGGTTTCGATGGGCGCAATAATTACAGCGGTGGTGTAGGGCGATCGATCATTACCGGACACCAAGCAATTGAACCGTTCACTTCATCAGAAAAGAATGTTACGTACGGCAATCTCGCCTTGAGTTGGGATGTCCTGGATTTCGGGTTGTCGTTCGTGCGTGCTCAACAGGCCGCCGACAACGTGATGATTGCGGAGGAGGAAAAACGGCGCATCGCGGTTCGGCTCGTACAGGAAGTTCGAAGTGCGTACTGGCGGGCCGTGAGCGCACAACGGGTGCTTCCCCGGATTCGGTTTTTGAATGAATCGGTCTCGAAGGCATTGGATAGCGCCCAGCGAATCGTCGATCGAAAGCTTCAGGCTCCATTGACTCCCCTCAGCTACCAGCGGGACCTGCTCAATATACAGCGGGAAGTTCGGCGACTCTTTCGTGAGTTCAGTACGGCCAAGACACAACTGGCTTCGATGATGGGAGTGTCACCTGGAACTTCGTTCGATCTGGTCATGCCACCGAGCGCGACCGGGGTGCCGGCGGTCAATTTGGATAGTCAGAAGATGGAAGAACAGGCGCTCTTGCTCAGGCCGGAACTGCGAGCCATCGACTATAAGAAGCGAATTAATGCCAAGGAAACAAAGGCCGTATTCTTGGAGCTCTTCCCCAGTCTGAAGGTTTCATTCGGGGGATACTATAACAGCAACAGTTTACTCTTTTATCAGAACTGGCTGACCTATGCCGCCCAGGTGAGTTGGAACCTGCTGTCGGTATTTCGAACACCGGCCAAGCTCAAAGCAATCGAAGCGCACGGGCAAATGTTGGATGCCCAAAGCCTGGCGTTGAGCTTGTCCGTCATAACGGAGGTGCATGTCGGTGCCGCTCAATTCCTGCATGCCAAGGAGGAATATCAGGATGCCTGGGAGTATCAGCGAGCACAGGCGGCGATCGCGGAGCACACCAGAAACTTGTGGATGACGCAAAGGACGAATGATCTCACGTTGATCCGAGAACAAGTCAACGATGTCGCCGCGGATGTGAGACTGGATGCCGCACGATCAGGGCTGGAAACGGCCTATGCCACCTTGATGGCATCTCTCGGGGAGGAAGCAGTTCCCGCAAGCATAGGCGAACAAAACGTGGCTCAACTCGCCGATTCGATCAGGCAGTATTGGGAATCGAGTGGTTTCACGCTGTCGGAAGCAGAAAGGAGATCGGAAGCCCATGCGATACCGGTGGCGCAGTAG